From a region of the Deltaproteobacteria bacterium genome:
- a CDS encoding HipA domain-containing protein — MLLPPRHSRGASYVRLARGVRVPDSAHTTFLAKRFDRTANGRRLPFVSAMTLTQRTDGEPGVSYLELVDLLQSQGAHAQKDCRELFRRVVFSILIRNTDDHLRNHGFLLGPEGITLSPAFDINPAVDRNELSLAINEVDATCNVAIALEAHRSYGLTSAEAKAIVSKTGEVVGFWRQEAKRFRIPRAEQELMANAFEG; from the coding sequence CTGCTACTGCCACCCCGGCACAGCCGGGGGGCCTCTTACGTTAGGCTAGCCCGCGGAGTCCGAGTACCGGACAGTGCCCACACCACCTTTCTCGCCAAGAGATTCGATCGAACTGCGAATGGAAGACGTTTACCTTTCGTCTCCGCGATGACCCTCACGCAACGGACCGATGGCGAACCTGGCGTAAGTTACCTCGAACTCGTAGACTTGCTGCAGTCACAAGGGGCACACGCTCAGAAGGACTGTCGAGAATTGTTCCGCCGCGTTGTCTTCAGCATACTGATCCGCAACACGGATGATCATTTGCGGAATCACGGTTTCCTTCTCGGACCCGAGGGGATCACCCTCTCGCCAGCATTTGACATCAATCCTGCGGTTGACCGCAATGAACTTTCCTTAGCAATCAACGAAGTGGACGCTACGTGCAATGTGGCCATCGCACTGGAGGCCCACCGATCCTACGGCTTGACCTCCGCGGAGGCGAAAGCCATTGTCTCAAAAACCGGCGAGGTGGTCGGCTTCTGGCGGCAGGAGGCAAAGCGATTCCGTATCCCCCGCGCCGAGCAGGAACTTATGGCG